CTTGCTTCATATCGGATTTCTACTCCATCTCCGCTCGTTCGATCGAGGACATACGAATTCTGATAGATGGACCCTTCCTCAAAGGCGATCGCCGCAATGGCATTTCCCTTATTCTCGATGGCTCGGAGTTGATCGCCTTCCTGACTGATCTGCGCAATCGCTTCCATTACCTTTTGATACCCGTAATCAGCGTTGTCTCTCGCTCGGCGCAGGGGTCCACGCAAATCCAGGTTCGCCTGGCCTTCTGAGGTGTCGATGGTCAGTTCCCCCATCGGCTGCCTGATCTCCAGCTGTGCCGGCACCTGCTTGATCTGGAGATCAGCTTTTGGCTGCTGAATCTCCTGAACGGGTTTGATGATGTTTAATCCCAGTTGTGCATAGCGATTCTCCATGCGTAACTGCGGAAACTGCATATGATCTGCTCCTTCCGCCTTCGTTTGGCCTAGCGCAGGAAGTCAAGCAAGGTTGGCTGGATAATTCGCGCGCCTGCTCCCAGGGCAGCCCGATGGACATTTTCCTGAGACTTCAATTCGGTAATGACCTTGGCAGAATCTGCGTCTTCATTCTTCGACATCAGTCCAGTGACATTTACCTCCTGAACACTCAAACGATCTTTCACAAGCTCGATTCGATTCGCCTTTGCTCCCAGGATCGCCCGCTCCGACAGGAGATTATCGAATTGGTCTTTGATTGCCGTCCCGAAACTGGCCGCTGATTTTCCAGCGTTCAACGTGTTCAGAATCTGATCCAAAACATTAAACATATTCCCGGCGTTATTGGGGTAATTAAAAACGTTTTGCGCGTTGATATTAATGCCCACGAAGACATTTTGACTTACTTCCAGGTTAACTTCCTCACTGTTTGTGCTGGTAAAGTCACCTACTCCTCCGGATACTGTAGGAGCTGCCGGGTTGT
This sequence is a window from Brevibacillus composti. Protein-coding genes within it:
- a CDS encoding DUF6470 family protein; its protein translation is MQFPQLRMENRYAQLGLNIIKPVQEIQQPKADLQIKQVPAQLEIRQPMGELTIDTSEGQANLDLRGPLRRARDNADYGYQKVMEAIAQISQEGDQLRAIENKGNAIAAIAFEEGSIYQNSYVLDRTSGDGVEIRYEARRPEINVKFGGAQIEATPQRPIHNYKPGKVEGYVKQWNSLSIEVVGLHVDRSL
- the flgL gene encoding flagellar hook-associated protein FlgL; the protein is MAIRVTQNMLNNNMLRNLHQSMRHMDKLQEQLSSGKKVSRPSDDPVVATRGMFYRSSLMEVEQYQRNVDDAESWVELTDKTLDEVGNVMQRISELLVYSGDGALSSSDLQAMAQEVAQLKEHLGTLANQQLNGKYIFGGSATNIAPYNPAAPTVSGGVGDFTSTNSEEVNLEVSQNVFVGININAQNVFNYPNNAGNMFNVLDQILNTLNAGKSAASFGTAIKDQFDNLLSERAILGAKANRIELVKDRLSVQEVNVTGLMSKNEDADSAKVITELKSQENVHRAALGAGARIIQPTLLDFLR